The following are encoded together in the Phaseolus vulgaris cultivar G19833 chromosome 9, P. vulgaris v2.0, whole genome shotgun sequence genome:
- the LOC137821705 gene encoding transcription factor bHLH35, translated as MENIEEYKHYWETTMFLQTQDLDSWGFDEALSGYYDSSSPDGAASSAASKNIVSERNRRKKLNERLFALRSVVPNISKMDKASIIKDAIEYIQELHEKEKIIQAEIMDLESGMPKKSSSSYDDFEQEQLPAVLRSKKKRTAQIYDSVSSRNTPIEVLDLSVTYMGEKTAVVSLTCSKRTDTMVKLCEVFESLKLKIITANITSFSGKLQKTVFIEANEEEKYHLEIKIQTAIAALNEPLSPMSI; from the exons ATGGAGAATATTGAAGAGTACAAGCATTACTGGGAGACCACCATGTTCCTCCAGACCCAAGATCTTGACAG TTGGGGGTTCGATGAGGCTTTATCAGGGTACTACGATTCCAGCTCCCCTGATGGTGCTGCTTCATCTGCAGCTTCTAAGAACATTGTTTCCGAGAGGAATAGGAGGAAGAAGCTCAACGAAAGGCTTTTCGCGCTTAGATCGGTGGTTCCTAATATCAGCAAG ATGGATAAGGCTTCGATTATTAAGGATGCTATTGAATACATCCAGGAATTGCATGAGAAAGAGAAGATAATCCAAGCTGAGATAATGGATCTTGAATCTGGGATGCCAAAAAAGAGTAGTTCAAGCTATGATGATTTTGAGCAGGAACAGCTTCCTGCGGTGCTGAGGTCCAAGAAGAAGAGAACCGCGCAGATATACGATTCAGTCAGTTCAAGAAACACCCCAATTGAAGTCCTTGAT CTGAGCGTTACCTACATGGGGGAGAAAACTGCTGTGGTGAGTTTGACATGTAGCAAAAGAACAGACACAATGGTGAAACTGTGCGAGGTGTTCGAATCTTTGAAGCTGAAGATCATCACTGCCAACATCACTTCGTTTTCAGGGAAGCTTCAGAAAACAGTCTTCATCGAG gCGAATGAAGAAGAGAAATATCATTTGGAGATAAAGATACAGACAGCCATTGCAGCTCTTAACGAACCTCTAAGCCCCATGAGCATTTAA
- the LOC137821133 gene encoding DNA ligase 4, which yields MATEQTKFSVLCSLFTWTQRTKSAPRKRFKFRKFLDAFCIDRNFFPAIRLILPNLDRERGSYGLKESVLATSLIDALGISRDSPDALRLVNWRKGGAATGATAGNFALVAAEVLHLRQGTASGGLTIRELNELLDRLASGENRAEKILVLSTLIQKTNAQEMKWIIMIILKDLKLGISEKSIFHEFHPDAEDLFNVTCDLKLVCEKLRDRNQRHKRQDIEVGKAVRPQLAKRVANATEAWKKLHGKEVVVECKFDGDRIQIHKNGPEIHFFSRNFIDHSEYAHAMSEIIIQNVLVDRCILDGEMLVWDTSSKRFAEFGSNQEIAKAARDGLDSDRQLCYVAFDILYFGDTSVIHQTLKERHEILCKVVRPMKGRLEILVPNAGINSHLTSGEPCWSFIAHNIDEVERFFKETIENRDEGIVLKDRSSKWEPSDRSGKWLKLKPEYIQAGSDLDVLIIGGYYGSGRHGGQVAQFLVGLAERPSPNEQPKRFISFCRVGTGLSAEELDVVVTKLKPYFRKYEYPKKRPPSFYQVTNHSKERPDVWVDSPEKSIILSITSDIRTIESEVFAAPYSLRFPRIDRVRYDKAWNECLDVQSFIELVHSSNGTTQKDTEYGSKQDSKPKRTKSSTGGEKKNMSIVPSHLIQTDISSIKGGSLIFSNMMFYFANVPPSHSLESLHKIIAENGGTFSMNLNNSVTHCVAADSKGFKFEAAKRHGDIIHYSWVLDCYEQKKLVCLQPKYFLFLSELTKKKLREEIDEFSDSFYLDLDLGDIKQLLSNIHKSEDVSTVDHYRKKYCPKDKWSFFCGCSIYFHTAIPSLKGDWHFILQLALRRFKLEVLMGGGKVTSNLTCATHLVAFLVPGCRTDSEQILNSFTSAERKILQSKRLHVVKSQWLEDCSDSSKRLPEDSYSLKPWGIEESTAEDCEQDLALEALLSGDNIEDQNTSFSDKGNRQRSEKVACEGNSALLSQEKGIKRKRGRPAGSGIKIVKPAGKQTRRARPQNVKKPAKICEYESSDESDSRDKRPIEKEIDTRAGSLNLCKKHSERQENEERDNVHVSGTVESSEQNKVEKLEDLKENEHERMLIPEIEMIDGHNNDQNNVVIEKLEFSADPLQAMLFDMIPSLGPKKAEQPMNLSVREEKVPEASNAATEPTTTKKNKVSFMDAANDLLKDW from the exons ATGGCGACGGAGCAGACCAAATTCAGCGTCTTGTGCAGCCTCTTCACGTGGACGCAGCGGACTAAGTCGGCGCCGAGAAAACGCTTCAAATTCCGCAAGTTTCTCGACGCCTTCTGCATTGATCGCAACTTCTTCCCTGCCATTCGCCTCATTCTTCCCAACCTCGATCGCGAGCGCGGCTCCTACGGCCTCAAGGAGTCCGTCCTCGCCACCTCCCTCATCGACGCCCTCGGCATCTCCCGCGACTCCCCCGATGCCCTACGACTCGTCAATTGGCGCAAGGGCGGCGCCGCCACCGGCGCAACAGCTGGAAATTTTGCCCTCGTCGCCGCCGAG GTGCTGCACCTCCGGCAAGGGACCGCTTCGGGAGGGTTGACGATAAGGGAGTTGAATGAGTTGCTTGACCGGTTGGCGTCCGGTGAAAACAG GGCTGAGAAAATTTTGGTTCTTTCTACCCTTATCCAAAAGACAAATGCACAGGAAATGAAGTGGATTATCATGATAATCCTGAAAG ATCTAAAGCTGGGAATTAGTGAAAAAAGCATTTTTCACGAGTTCCATCCTGATGCAGAAGACTTGTTTAATGTTACTTGTGACTTAAAATTAGTATGTGAAAAGCTAAGGGATCGGAATCAACGGCATAAGCGACAG GATATTGAAGTTGGAAAAGCTGTGCGCCCCCAATTAGCTAAGAGAGTAGCTAATGCAACTGAAGCATGGAAGAAG CTTCATGGGAAGGAAGTGGTTGTTGAGTGCAAATTTGATGGCGACCGAATTCAAATTCATAAAAATGGACCCGAGATACACTTTTTCTCAAG GAACTTCATTGATCATTCTGAATATGCACATGCAATGTCAGAAATCATAATACAAAATGTTCTTGTAGATAG GTGTATTCTTGATGGTGAAATGTTGGTGTGGGACACATCCTCGAAACGCTTTGCCGAGTTTGGCTCAAATCAGGAAATAG CCAAGGCAGCAAGAGATGGACTTGATAGTGACAGACAG TTATGCT ATGTTGCGTTTGATATCCTTTATTTTGGAGATACCAGTGTGATTCACCAAACTTTGAAGGAACGACATGAGATTTTATGTAAAGTTGTTAGGCCAATGAAGGGACGATTGGAAATTTTGGTACCTAATGCTGGTATCAACAGTCATCTTACTTCAG GTGAACCTTGTTGGTCATTTATTGCTCATAATATTGATGAAGTTGAGCGGTTTTTCAAGGAAACCATTGAAAATAG AGATGAGGGAATTGTTTTAAAAGACCGCAGCTCCAAATGGGAGCCTAGTGATCGTAGTGGAAAGTGGCTAAAATTGAAGCCTGAATACATTCAAGCTGGCTCTGATTTGGATGTACTTATCATAG GTGGCTACTATGGTTCTGGACGACATGGAGGACAG GTTGCTCAATTCTTGGTTGGCCTTGCAGAACGTCCATCTCCAAATGAACAACCTAAGCG GTTTATATCCTTTTGCAGAGTTGGCACTGGACTCTCTGCTGAGGAGCTTGATGTTGTAGTGACCAAACTGAAACCGTACTTCAG AAAGTATGAATATCCAAAGAAGAGGCCACCAAGTTTTTATCAAGTAACTAATCATTCAAAAGAAAGACCTGATGTGTGGGTTGATAGCCCTGAGAA ATCAATTATTCTGTCTATTACCAGTGATATCCGAACTATAGAATCTGAG GTATTTGCTGCACCTTACAGCCTGAGATTTCCTAGGATTGACAGGGTGAGATATGACAAAGCTTGGAATGAATGTCTTGATGTTCAAT CGTTTATAGAACTAGTGCATTCTAGCAATGGTACCACACAGAAGGATACAGAATATGGCAGTAAACAGGACAGTAAACCAAAAAGAACGAAATCCTCCACTGGGGGAGAGAAGAAAAACATGTCAATTGTTCCTTCTCATTTAATTCAAACTGATATTTCCAGCATTAAGGGGGGCTccttaatattttcaaatatgatGTTCT ACTTCGCTAATGTACCTCCATCACATTCTCTTGAGTCCTTACACAAAATAATTGCTGAGAACGGGGGAACTTTTTCAATGAATTTGAACAACTCAGTCACCCATTGTGTTGCCGCCGACAGCAAGG GCTTTAAATTTGAAGCAGCAAAGCGTCATGGTGATATCATTCATTATTCTTGGGTACTAGATTGTTATGAACAAAAGAAGCTTGTCTGCTTACAGCCTAA GTACTTCCTTTTCCTTTCTGAACTGACAAAGAAGAAGTTACGAGAAGAAATTGATGAGTTCTCAGACTCTTTCTACTTGGACCTTGATCTTGGAGACATCAAGCAG CTCTTAAGCAATATTCATAAGTCTGAAGATGTCAGCACTGTCGATCATTACAGGAAAAAATACTGCCCAAAGGATAAGTGGTCTTTCTTTTGTGGATGTTCAATTTATTTCCACACTGCAATACCTTCACT GAAAGGAGATTGGCATTTTATATTACAACTTGCTTTGAGGAGATTCAAGCTTGAAGTTCTCATGGGTGGTGGAAAAGTTACCTCTAATCTTACCTGTGCAACCCATTTAGTGGCCTTTCTTGTGCCAGGATGTCGGACTGACTCTGAACAAATACTGAATAG TTTTACTTCAGCAGAAAGAAAAATTCTCCAAAGCAAGAGGTTGCATGTAGTTAAATCCCAATGGTTGGAAGATTGTTCAGACAGTAGCAAAAGATTACCAGAAGACTCTTACAGTTTGAAACCTTGGGGAATAGAAGAGTCAACTGCTGAAGATTG TGAACAGGACTTGGCGTTAGAGGCTCTTCTGAGTGGAGATAATATAGAAGACCAAAACACATCTTTCTCTGACAAGGGAAATCGGCAAAGAAGTGAAAAAGTTGCATGCGAAGGCAATTCGGCCTTGTTATCCCAAGAGAAGGGTATCAAAAGGAAAAGAGGAAGACCTGCGGGCAGTggtataaaaattgtaaaaccaGCTGGCAAACAAACTCGAAGAGCACGACCACAAAATGTGAAAAAGCCTGCTAAAATATGTGAATATGAATCATCGGATGAAAGTGATTCTCGTGACAAGAGACCAATTGAGAAGGAGATTGACACTAGAGCAGGAAGTCTTAACCTTTGCAAGAAACACTCAGAACGCCAGGAGAATGAGGAACGGGATAATGTCCATGTTTCTGGGACAGTGGAAAGTTCTGAACAAAATAAGGTAGAGAAGCTAGAGGACTTGAAGGAGAATGAACATGAAAGAATGTTGATTCCTGAAATAGAAATGATTGATGGGCACAACAATGACCAAAACAATGTGGTGATTGAGAAATTAGAATTTTCTGCTGACCCCCTGCAGGCAATGCTATTTGACATGATTCCTAGTCTTGGCCCCAAAAAGGCTGAGCAACCTATGAATCTTAGTGTTAGAGAAGAGAAGGTACCAGAAGCCTCCAATGCAGCAACAGAGCCAACaactacaaagaaaaataaGGTTAGCTTCATGGATGCTGCCAATGACCTGCTGAAGGACTGGTAA